A genomic region of Ferrimicrobium acidiphilum DSM 19497 contains the following coding sequences:
- a CDS encoding thiamine pyrophosphate-binding protein yields the protein MSDLAAITGAQHLVASLVDLGVEYVFTNPGTTELELVQALEANEDLTPVLVTQELVATAAADGFARFRGLGVALLHLGPGFSNGAAFVHDARRAGTPMLVIVGEHPDTHLAVDAALNTDLAAIMAPFCVEVLVVDDPATVAQTTRRAGELARLHRGPVGLIAPQNVMAAHVCRDELGRDEPGSNESGREESVQAVAVASSQVVGASVAQSSRLLDQAVRLETSSTAEASGPTKDEVGHDPLLLLGSTALSGASQLLAARIASHIGARLYAEVFPAVMERGSHLPPISRIPYFPDQARAMIGTPSMVILIGTSEPLAYFAQEEMAPQLIPAETKIVTLVASGGPAEIGLRRWAKRLGVDADLDDGGVVGGTHSEDTASEETYPEETMTTTSNDDPLTAESVGRLFAHYQLSGDVVVDEGRTSSGPAVLHGMSAPPHWYVGHPGGAIGGGLGLALGAAVATRRRVRALIADGGSLYAPQALWTIAHLGLDVGVVVVANQGYRILRMEMKARGIEPISRDLTQIEHPRVDFIALAQAFGVAGYRANTVGELASILEAGGEQHRPFLVVAELADPS from the coding sequence ATGAGTGACTTGGCTGCTATTACCGGCGCCCAGCATCTCGTTGCTTCGCTTGTTGATCTCGGGGTTGAGTACGTCTTTACCAATCCAGGGACGACCGAGCTTGAGCTTGTTCAAGCGCTGGAGGCCAATGAGGATCTCACCCCAGTGTTGGTTACTCAAGAGCTGGTGGCCACGGCGGCAGCTGACGGTTTTGCACGTTTCCGTGGGCTTGGCGTGGCACTTCTACACCTTGGACCCGGGTTTTCCAATGGAGCAGCGTTTGTCCATGATGCCAGGCGAGCCGGCACGCCGATGCTGGTGATCGTCGGTGAACACCCTGATACACATCTGGCGGTAGATGCGGCGCTCAACACCGATTTGGCCGCCATCATGGCGCCGTTTTGTGTGGAGGTACTGGTCGTTGATGACCCTGCTACCGTAGCGCAGACCACTCGCCGGGCCGGTGAGCTTGCTCGGTTGCATCGAGGCCCAGTCGGTTTGATAGCACCACAGAACGTTATGGCGGCCCATGTTTGCCGAGATGAGCTTGGCCGAGATGAGCCCGGTTCAAATGAGTCTGGCCGAGAAGAATCAGTGCAGGCTGTCGCTGTGGCTTCGAGTCAGGTTGTTGGGGCTAGTGTGGCGCAATCATCGAGGCTGCTGGACCAAGCCGTGCGGCTGGAGACCTCCTCGACGGCCGAAGCTAGCGGACCAACTAAGGACGAGGTCGGTCACGACCCACTCTTGCTCTTAGGGTCGACAGCACTGAGTGGAGCCAGCCAACTCCTCGCTGCGCGAATTGCCAGTCACATCGGGGCACGCCTCTATGCGGAGGTGTTTCCGGCCGTCATGGAGCGTGGGAGCCACCTTCCGCCGATCTCTCGAATACCATACTTCCCAGATCAGGCTCGTGCCATGATTGGAACGCCGAGTATGGTTATCCTGATAGGCACTAGCGAGCCGTTGGCCTATTTTGCGCAGGAAGAGATGGCACCTCAACTCATTCCAGCTGAGACCAAGATCGTTACATTGGTCGCTTCAGGAGGCCCGGCAGAGATTGGTCTGCGCCGATGGGCTAAACGTCTCGGGGTCGATGCTGATCTAGACGACGGCGGAGTTGTCGGAGGCACACACTCTGAAGATACAGCCAGCGAAGAGACTTACCCCGAAGAGACGATGACCACTACTAGCAACGATGATCCGCTAACCGCCGAGTCGGTCGGTCGACTATTCGCTCACTACCAACTAAGTGGAGATGTCGTCGTTGACGAAGGACGTACCAGTTCAGGTCCTGCGGTCCTCCATGGGATGAGTGCTCCGCCGCATTGGTACGTTGGACATCCGGGTGGAGCGATCGGAGGCGGACTTGGGTTAGCGCTTGGCGCTGCTGTTGCGACCCGAAGGCGAGTGCGCGCTTTGATTGCCGATGGAGGGTCACTATATGCCCCTCAGGCGCTATGGACTATTGCGCATCTCGGACTCGACGTCGGGGTGGTGGTTGTGGCGAACCAGGGGTATCGGATCCTGCGGATGGAGATGAAGGCGCGAGGTATTGAGCCTATCTCCAGAGATCTGACCCAGATCGAGCATCCTCGCGTCGATTTCATCGCGCTGGCGCAGGCGTTTGGGGTTGCTGGCTATCGCGCTAATACCGTTGGTGAGCTAGCCTCGATTTTGGAGGCAGGGGGCGAACAGCATCGTCCCTTCTTGGTGGTCGCAGAGCTCGCCGACCCGTCTTAG
- a CDS encoding L,D-transpeptidase family protein, which produces MDFSRKIMLLGVGVLVVLLVAVGIVVVPSLNGSSSASLASNNSTASNASTGANVVVASVTPNPGATNVRPNEPITIHFSTPINSHTPMPTLSPPVAGSWFLENSTTVEFAPDASYTPGGTESVSIPGGPSGILAASGQRLQNPEQISFTIAQGSLLRMQQLLAQLNYLPDSFKPTHRLVSNADLALVQKGNFNVRWSNEPSSLQATFYPGSWGVATQAAIMSFEKVSNLPVNGQPSATVWSALLAAAAQHQLDPNAYSYIYVSKSPLPETLKVWVNGKVVLTSVCNTGVGADVTHAGTWPIFLRYVQNYMSGTNLNGTTYHVLVHWINYFHGSVAVHGYPRATYGYPQSAGCVELPISTAKVVYGMVNIGTMVTVL; this is translated from the coding sequence TTGGATTTCTCCAGAAAAATAATGTTGCTTGGCGTAGGCGTCCTAGTCGTTCTACTAGTTGCTGTCGGTATAGTTGTAGTGCCCAGCCTCAATGGATCCTCATCGGCGAGCCTTGCCTCCAATAACTCGACGGCGTCGAATGCATCGACGGGAGCAAATGTGGTAGTGGCGTCGGTGACCCCTAACCCAGGAGCCACCAACGTGCGACCAAACGAGCCGATCACGATTCACTTTTCAACGCCGATCAATTCGCATACGCCTATGCCTACCTTGAGCCCGCCGGTGGCCGGTTCCTGGTTCCTTGAGAACTCGACGACTGTTGAGTTTGCGCCAGATGCAAGCTACACCCCGGGAGGCACGGAGAGCGTCAGTATCCCCGGAGGTCCTAGCGGCATCTTAGCGGCCTCGGGCCAGCGGCTACAGAATCCCGAACAGATCTCGTTTACGATAGCGCAAGGATCGCTCCTTAGGATGCAGCAACTCCTCGCCCAGCTCAATTACCTGCCCGATAGCTTCAAGCCGACGCATCGGCTCGTCTCCAATGCTGACCTAGCTCTTGTCCAAAAGGGTAACTTCAATGTGCGCTGGTCTAATGAACCCTCCTCCCTGCAGGCGACCTTCTATCCCGGGTCCTGGGGAGTAGCCACGCAGGCGGCCATCATGTCGTTCGAGAAGGTTAGCAATCTGCCCGTAAACGGCCAGCCATCTGCGACCGTCTGGTCAGCTCTGTTGGCTGCTGCTGCTCAACACCAGCTTGACCCGAACGCTTACTCGTATATCTATGTGTCCAAGTCGCCACTTCCAGAGACACTCAAGGTCTGGGTGAACGGGAAGGTTGTCTTGACCAGCGTCTGCAATACCGGAGTCGGAGCAGATGTCACCCATGCTGGCACATGGCCAATCTTCTTGCGTTACGTTCAAAACTACATGAGCGGCACCAATCTGAATGGCACTACCTATCACGTCCTCGTCCACTGGATCAACTACTTCCATGGATCGGTTGCAGTGCACGGGTACCCGCGCGCAACTTATGGATACCCTCAGAGCGCCGGTTGTGTGGAGCTACCTATATCAACGGCCAAGGTCGTCTACGGCATGGTAAACATAGGGACTATGGTCACCGTCCTATAA
- a CDS encoding molybdopterin-dependent oxidoreductase — MVTTLFGHDIAQTLSGLANSGGFSVGGFEIYTVTGSIPDIKTSSYRLRIDGNVEHPLLLSYEELRALPQHEVSFTFTCVTGWTVPNTHWRGVRLADLLDRVKPRTGVNALEFSSADGVYTDSLGLNEARSSDVLLAMDLDNKPISADHGAPVRLLVPSMYGYKSVKWLNRISLVSQQTPGYWEQRGYPVNATIS, encoded by the coding sequence GTGGTCACCACCCTCTTTGGTCACGACATTGCCCAAACCCTGAGTGGTCTAGCCAACTCCGGGGGATTCAGCGTTGGCGGATTCGAGATCTATACCGTCACCGGCTCGATCCCTGACATCAAAACGAGTTCGTACCGCTTGCGCATCGACGGCAACGTCGAGCATCCACTGCTGCTCTCCTACGAAGAGTTGCGAGCACTCCCCCAACATGAGGTCAGCTTTACCTTCACGTGCGTAACCGGCTGGACAGTTCCCAACACCCACTGGCGAGGGGTCAGGCTTGCCGATCTCCTTGACCGAGTCAAACCACGCACCGGCGTAAACGCTCTTGAGTTTTCCAGCGCCGACGGTGTTTACACCGACTCCCTCGGCCTCAACGAGGCGCGAAGCTCCGATGTTTTACTCGCCATGGACCTAGACAACAAGCCGATCTCGGCCGATCATGGGGCACCAGTAAGACTGTTGGTTCCAAGTATGTACGGCTACAAATCGGTGAAGTGGTTGAACAGAATCAGCCTTGTTAGCCAACAGACACCGGGTTATTGGGAGCAGCGAGGCTATCCGGTCAATGCCACCATCTCCTAA
- a CDS encoding lmo0937 family membrane protein has product MLLIIAAVLIVLWFFGLLGHIGGGLVNILLIIAVVVVVLHFVRGRRTA; this is encoded by the coding sequence ATGTTATTGATTATTGCTGCTGTGCTTATTGTTCTATGGTTTTTTGGTCTTCTTGGCCACATTGGAGGCGGTCTTGTCAATATCCTGTTGATCATCGCTGTTGTCGTGGTAGTCCTTCACTTTGTACGCGGTCGAAGAACGGCTTAA
- a CDS encoding FUSC family protein codes for MRPNATAVRTLLWRLVRSTFQVDASGLSLRGGVFATLGVVVPLIVGLLLHDIVLGAVGAIGALLVGFAGFQRGYRSRLVTMSIALVVVSVCLVAGNSIHSQLFASAVFYLVVGSAAGAALALGEAASTIGIQALVAFAIGSGLGAPTSLSASLALATAMGALLQVILTAIAILSSRSPIECRALGQVYASLARYASSTNIDRAPNPHLISVLQDSLVDPQPFRGRRSAALLSLTVSAANLRSRLAMLRVSQTHGVATEFSSSGDRVIELTATVCEQVVEFSRGHYRPSRYQALKFEVEQARDPLGFKVDDAHAEIRIQLLADLAGIVDVLLGLKDHRQLTGIRVKRSVYNPFERPFSSSSQSVVTRHAIRLASALVIADVLVYLLGVGHGYWGPMTVALVLRPQNVSTFERGLFRIFGTVLGVAMATAIVLLFAPTSLILVVMVAVVTWAGFATFRANYFFYSISITAVVVLLFVLLGATATAVAIDRLVDTLLGGAIAMIVSFIAPTWISEPLPALVQSTMMAQALFIEFLGTRWATDDQHGYALLESARRKRVLAIEVLNAAGHEAPLRKRPQDTNRERQLLIQLDRSSLALLALQSLSALHANVSPYRIQELAVLSMAMRDAASSTKSKPLPDRAPLDDEDGVLGDKYGMSLADLPFELLWEASKNIEALLSE; via the coding sequence GTGAGGCCGAACGCTACCGCCGTGCGAACCCTGTTGTGGCGTCTGGTCCGGTCGACGTTTCAGGTTGACGCCAGTGGTCTATCGCTACGTGGTGGCGTCTTTGCGACCTTGGGTGTAGTTGTGCCACTGATAGTCGGGCTTCTCTTACACGATATCGTGCTGGGGGCTGTCGGTGCCATTGGCGCACTCCTCGTTGGGTTTGCGGGTTTCCAGCGAGGCTATCGAAGCCGGCTGGTGACGATGTCGATAGCATTGGTGGTAGTTAGCGTCTGCCTGGTAGCGGGGAACAGCATCCACTCTCAGCTTTTTGCTTCAGCTGTGTTCTATCTCGTAGTTGGCTCGGCGGCCGGCGCAGCTTTGGCTCTTGGTGAGGCTGCCTCCACTATTGGTATTCAGGCGTTGGTAGCCTTCGCTATTGGTAGTGGACTAGGGGCTCCAACTTCACTCTCGGCCTCTCTTGCACTCGCAACCGCGATGGGAGCCCTGCTTCAAGTCATTTTGACTGCTATCGCGATTCTAAGCAGTCGATCTCCAATTGAGTGCCGTGCTTTGGGCCAGGTCTATGCCTCTCTGGCTCGGTATGCGAGTTCGACCAATATCGATCGAGCGCCAAATCCTCATCTGATCTCAGTTCTTCAAGACTCGTTAGTCGATCCACAACCGTTTAGGGGGCGTCGAAGTGCAGCCCTCCTCAGCTTGACTGTCTCAGCGGCAAATCTGCGGTCGCGACTAGCTATGCTACGAGTTTCGCAGACCCATGGTGTCGCAACCGAATTTAGCTCCAGCGGTGATCGCGTAATCGAGCTGACCGCCACGGTATGTGAACAGGTGGTCGAGTTCTCACGCGGGCATTATCGCCCGTCTCGGTATCAGGCTTTGAAGTTCGAGGTGGAGCAGGCTAGGGACCCCCTTGGTTTCAAGGTAGATGACGCACATGCTGAAATACGAATTCAGCTACTAGCGGATCTGGCGGGCATTGTCGATGTGTTGCTCGGGCTCAAAGATCATCGGCAGCTAACCGGGATCAGGGTGAAGCGTTCGGTTTACAACCCCTTCGAGCGACCATTCTCATCATCATCACAGTCTGTCGTCACTCGCCACGCCATACGCCTCGCCTCTGCGCTTGTAATAGCGGACGTCTTGGTGTATCTGCTTGGTGTCGGACACGGCTACTGGGGGCCAATGACGGTTGCCTTGGTACTCCGACCGCAAAATGTAAGCACGTTTGAACGAGGATTGTTCCGTATTTTTGGAACAGTCCTAGGAGTCGCAATGGCTACCGCTATAGTCCTGTTGTTCGCTCCGACAAGCCTGATCTTGGTAGTGATGGTGGCGGTAGTCACCTGGGCTGGTTTTGCAACCTTTCGAGCGAACTACTTCTTCTACAGCATCAGCATTACTGCTGTCGTTGTATTGCTCTTTGTCCTTCTCGGTGCGACCGCGACGGCGGTGGCGATTGATCGGCTCGTTGATACGTTATTGGGTGGAGCGATCGCGATGATAGTTTCATTCATAGCTCCAACGTGGATATCCGAGCCGCTCCCAGCACTGGTGCAGTCGACGATGATGGCGCAAGCGTTGTTTATCGAGTTTCTCGGCACTCGTTGGGCCACGGATGATCAGCACGGATATGCGTTGCTAGAGTCGGCACGTCGTAAACGTGTGCTTGCCATCGAGGTCCTCAATGCGGCAGGTCATGAGGCACCACTCCGGAAGCGTCCCCAAGACACCAATCGTGAGCGTCAACTCCTGATTCAACTCGATCGTTCATCGCTAGCCCTTCTAGCCCTCCAGTCGCTCTCTGCGCTGCATGCCAACGTCAGTCCTTACCGGATACAGGAACTTGCCGTCCTTTCGATGGCGATGCGCGATGCGGCAAGCTCGACTAAATCGAAGCCACTACCGGATCGAGCTCCTTTGGACGACGAAGATGGCGTTCTGGGGGATAAATATGGGATGTCGTTGGCAGACCTTCCATTCGAGTTGTTGTGGGAGGCGAGCAAGAACATCGAGGCCTTGCTTTCCGAGTGA
- a CDS encoding aldo/keto reductase, with product MNYRRLGRAGIKVSELSFGSWVTFGPQIGVGEATEILGYAYEQGVNFFDNAEAYSSGESERIMGAAIAQLGWPRHSYLVSSKFYWGIHDTVNARFTLNRKYLIEAVNASLERFGLDHLDLIYCHRPDAETPIEETVYTMHELVAEHKAHYWGTSEWSADEIRAAIAVAREHHLHAPVVEQPEYNMLTRAKVEVEYKRLLDEEGIGLTTWSPLASGLLTGKYANGIPAGSRASLPGYEWLKEMLTDPKAASIVKQLEPIAKQLDLTMGQLAIGWCLANPQVSTVILGASNRAQLEENLGAQAAHERLTPEIQDNIRKILEAK from the coding sequence ATGAACTATCGACGACTAGGCCGTGCTGGAATCAAAGTGTCAGAGCTCTCCTTTGGCTCTTGGGTCACTTTTGGCCCCCAGATCGGCGTCGGCGAAGCCACTGAGATACTCGGCTATGCATACGAACAAGGTGTCAACTTCTTCGACAACGCTGAGGCCTACTCGAGTGGAGAGTCGGAACGCATCATGGGAGCGGCGATCGCTCAACTTGGTTGGCCACGACACAGCTATCTCGTATCGTCCAAGTTCTACTGGGGCATACATGACACGGTCAACGCCCGATTTACCCTCAATCGTAAGTACCTGATCGAAGCGGTTAATGCATCACTAGAGCGCTTCGGCCTCGACCATCTTGACCTGATCTACTGCCACCGTCCAGATGCTGAGACCCCGATCGAAGAGACGGTCTACACCATGCACGAACTAGTTGCAGAACACAAGGCTCACTACTGGGGTACCTCCGAATGGTCAGCCGACGAGATCCGAGCAGCGATCGCAGTAGCTCGTGAACACCACCTGCACGCACCCGTCGTCGAGCAACCAGAGTACAACATGCTCACTCGCGCCAAGGTTGAGGTCGAGTACAAGCGACTCCTAGACGAAGAGGGTATCGGCCTCACGACCTGGAGCCCGTTGGCCTCGGGCTTGTTGACTGGGAAGTACGCCAACGGCATACCTGCAGGCTCGCGCGCGTCTCTGCCTGGTTATGAGTGGTTAAAGGAGATGTTGACCGATCCAAAGGCTGCCAGCATCGTCAAGCAACTTGAGCCGATCGCCAAGCAACTTGACCTCACCATGGGTCAACTTGCAATCGGATGGTGTCTCGCTAATCCGCAGGTATCAACGGTGATTCTCGGCGCTTCGAATCGGGCACAGCTTGAGGAGAACCTGGGAGCACAAGCAGCACACGAACGCCTCACTCCAGAGATCCAGGACAACATCCGCAAGATTCTCGAGGCAAAGTAG
- a CDS encoding Fur family transcriptional regulator gives MNSDRLQQAFEEKCHRQRLKITNERQQVFEALLRQEHPVTRSYLLAELTGNGIHPPTLYRTIDAFVAAQIVQAISLNGGVGYELLPPFAPHHHHFHCLNCQKVIGYEVHPGAELDEAAMPGDALYHQVDVYGVCRSCLDEDLPGQDQAAVDGCIVDRAK, from the coding sequence ATGAACAGTGATCGCCTCCAGCAGGCTTTTGAAGAGAAGTGTCACCGCCAGAGACTCAAGATCACCAATGAACGACAGCAAGTGTTTGAGGCCCTATTGCGCCAAGAGCACCCTGTGACTCGCTCGTATCTGCTGGCCGAGCTCACCGGCAACGGCATCCATCCACCCACGCTCTACCGGACGATCGATGCCTTTGTAGCAGCTCAGATCGTACAGGCGATATCACTCAATGGTGGCGTTGGCTATGAGTTGCTTCCACCATTTGCCCCGCATCACCACCACTTTCACTGTTTGAACTGCCAGAAGGTAATTGGGTACGAGGTTCACCCAGGTGCAGAGCTTGATGAGGCGGCGATGCCGGGCGATGCGCTCTACCACCAGGTTGATGTTTACGGCGTTTGTCGCAGCTGTCTCGATGAGGATCTTCCTGGCCAGGATCAGGCCGCGGTTGATGGTTGCATTGTCGATCGTGCGAAATGA
- a CDS encoding cytochrome b/b6 domain-containing protein, whose product MPPSPNHSATDDNTTRRFFFFEKLIHWLIAIAMLVLLATGTILFVPALTAHFPRPLINRLHIDSGITATVIMLLALVGPWGRALRRDLHELMIAPLDQLNSWTGVIGDWLHRATPSTEGEEPEKFNVGQRLFTAGMAALAVLAVLTGFALRTPGRIPTSIQGGAEFTHEIVFLAIAALVVGHVIKAILSFREKRGLGKRSSS is encoded by the coding sequence ATGCCACCATCTCCTAACCACTCCGCCACTGACGACAACACCACTCGCCGCTTTTTCTTCTTCGAGAAGCTGATCCACTGGCTGATAGCGATCGCTATGTTGGTCCTGCTCGCCACCGGAACCATTCTTTTCGTGCCTGCACTCACAGCCCACTTCCCGCGACCCCTCATCAACCGCCTACATATCGATAGTGGCATAACAGCCACCGTCATTATGCTGCTTGCACTCGTTGGTCCATGGGGGCGCGCACTCCGCCGCGATCTACACGAGTTGATGATCGCACCGCTCGATCAGCTCAACTCATGGACCGGGGTGATAGGCGACTGGCTCCATCGAGCGACACCATCGACAGAGGGAGAGGAGCCGGAGAAGTTCAACGTCGGTCAGCGCCTGTTTACAGCGGGAATGGCGGCGCTGGCAGTCCTCGCCGTCCTCACTGGCTTCGCACTTCGAACACCGGGGCGGATTCCAACCTCGATCCAGGGCGGTGCCGAGTTCACCCATGAGATCGTCTTCCTGGCCATCGCTGCCTTGGTAGTCGGGCACGTTATCAAGGCGATCCTCTCCTTCAGAGAGAAGAGAGGTCTCGGCAAGAGGAGCAGCAGCTAG